One Nocardia huaxiensis genomic window, GTCGCCGTACACCAGGCCGCAGGTGTGCCCGGTGGTGCGGCCCTGTTTGCAAGCTATCGCCGGAAATTGCGCGGGCAGGCCATATCCGGAAATCGTGGTCGCGCCGATTCGATTCACCGGTGTCACCAGTTGCTCGTCGAATTCGATCACGGCGTAATCCAATTCGGGATTGGTGAAGGAAATGGCGCCGAGTGTGCCGGCCTCGCGGTCGGCCTCGGAGGCGATGCCGGCGCCCGGCGTCCCGCAGTGCGCGGCGGTGAAGCCGACCATTCGGCCGCGTGCGTCCCAGCCGATGGTGGTCAGCGTGCACAGCGCACCGTCGTCGAGGACGATGCCCGAGCCGCCGCCCAGCACCGCCGGGTCGGCCGCCCGCGCACTCCCGGCCGACGTCCACGCCATACCGATCGCCGCGATCAGCATCAGGAATCTGCCCACCATGACTGTCTCCAAAATGTGTGTGCGCCAAGAATTCCGGCGCACCCCACACCGGATGCGAGAGCGCGCCGGTCATATCGATCAGACCACACAGAGGGGGAACAGAATCGGGATTGTGAACAGTACTATCTGGCATGTATTGACCGCACCCGGAATGGTGAGGAACGGCGACAGCACCGCGGGCTCCACCTCGACACCCTGCACGGGCGCGACGGGCGCGGGTTCCGCCGCGGGCGCGGCGGCCGCGACTCCCGTGCCGA contains:
- a CDS encoding serine protease: MVGRFLMLIAAIGMAWTSAGSARAADPAVLGGGSGIVLDDGALCTLTTIGWDARGRMVGFTAAHCGTPGAGIASEADREAGTLGAISFTNPELDYAVIEFDEQLVTPVNRIGATTISGYGLPAQFPAIACKQGRTTGHTCGLVYGDLFATQTWTFTQICVIVGDSGGPVVVGTTLVGMVNGYLSTPCLGPEVGVNFSTVVGDVDARGGVGAGFRPV